A window of the Lactuca sativa cultivar Salinas chromosome 5, Lsat_Salinas_v11, whole genome shotgun sequence genome harbors these coding sequences:
- the LOC111908688 gene encoding uncharacterized mitochondrial protein AtMg00810-like, which translates to MAERPLLTPYPHGESVDQTDYRSMIGSLMYLTASRPDIMFVVYQCARYQANPKLSHLIVVKRIFRYLKGNPKPGLWYPKNPDFDLYAFADSNYGGCDLDRKSTLGGC; encoded by the coding sequence ATGGCTGAGAGACCACTATTGACTCCATATCCACATGGGGAATCCGTTGATCAAACAGACTACCGCTCAATGATTGGTTCTTTGATGTATCTGACTGCAagcagacctgatatcatgtttgttGTGTATCAATGCGctcgttatcaggctaatcctaaactttctcattTAATTGTTGTTAAAAGGATTTTTAGATATCTTAAAGGCAACCCTAAACCAGGCCTTTGGTATCCTAAAAATCCTGATTTTGATTTATATGCATTTGCTGACAGCAATTATGGAGGATGTgatcttgacaggaaatcaacattGGGTGGATGCTAG